In one Arthrobacter jinronghuae genomic region, the following are encoded:
- a CDS encoding DUF5997 family protein produces the protein MKPATAAKKLGIYLPAAPQDFQDGPISRARFDELQSNPPEWLTELRRTGPHPRPVVAQKLNVSIGGLTRAGVTEALTTEEIKALLAQPPAWLVEERASFAAVRAEAQRVKEAEAKKAERA, from the coding sequence ATGAAGCCTGCCACGGCAGCCAAGAAACTGGGTATCTATCTGCCCGCAGCGCCGCAGGATTTCCAGGACGGGCCTATTTCGCGGGCCCGGTTCGACGAACTGCAGTCCAATCCGCCTGAGTGGCTCACCGAGCTGCGCCGCACCGGCCCGCATCCGCGCCCCGTCGTGGCGCAGAAGCTCAACGTCTCCATCGGGGGTTTGACCCGCGCCGGCGTGACCGAGGCCCTGACCACCGAGGAAATCAAGGCACTGCTGGCCCAGCCGCCGGCCTGGCTGGTTGAGGAACGGGCGAGCTTTGCTGCCGTCCGTGCCGAAGCCCAGCGCGTAAAGGAAGCCGAAGCCAAGAAGGCGGAACGCGCCTAG
- a CDS encoding FHA domain-containing protein FhaB/FipA, giving the protein MLSELTETLLRYGFLILLWIMVVSVVGAIRRDLAVGSRNRTGTPTARQIRKDPNLEKRAPAPSKVTPRELVVTEGPLRGTTLDLAASPILLGRAQEATLVLEDDYASGRHARLFPQGSRWFVEDLGSTNGTYLGGSQLTRALPVEPGVPIRIGKTVIELRP; this is encoded by the coding sequence GTGCTCAGCGAATTAACTGAAACGCTCCTGCGCTACGGCTTCCTGATCCTGCTGTGGATCATGGTGGTCAGCGTAGTCGGTGCCATCCGACGCGACCTCGCCGTTGGCAGCCGCAACCGGACCGGGACCCCGACGGCCCGCCAGATCCGCAAGGACCCGAACCTTGAAAAGCGTGCGCCGGCCCCCAGCAAAGTGACGCCGAGGGAGCTCGTGGTGACGGAAGGTCCGCTGCGCGGGACCACACTGGACCTGGCCGCCAGCCCCATCCTGCTCGGACGGGCACAGGAAGCAACCCTCGTCCTGGAAGACGACTATGCCTCGGGCCGCCATGCCCGCCTCTTCCCCCAGGGCAGCCGCTGGTTCGTTGAGGACCTCGGTTCAACAAACGGAACCTATCTCGGTGGAAGCCAACTTACCCGGGCGTTGCCCGTCGAACCCGGTGTGCCGATCCGCATCGGTAAGACGGTCATCGAATTGAGGCCCTGA
- a CDS encoding FhaA domain-containing protein yields MGILDNVERGIEKIVRGAFASGSSGRVEPLELAIALRKELDQHSMVLGQGRTLAPNVFTVRLSTSDFTQAQKWGAPLAEELCDVVIKHARSQSYTLQGPVRVSFTRDSSLKAGVLEVDSSTEKSPSAQTRMPSPPAPRQGPSARMQPVLDVDGQRYTLNAPSVVLGRSSEADILVDDTGVSRRHLEIRTENGASRAVDLGSTNGSFVNGQKVQGEAVLTDGSTITMGRTRIVFRLLPVRTGGR; encoded by the coding sequence TTGGGCATACTCGACAATGTCGAACGCGGCATCGAAAAGATTGTTCGTGGTGCTTTCGCGTCCGGTTCGTCCGGCCGTGTTGAACCGCTGGAGCTTGCCATCGCACTCCGCAAGGAACTGGATCAGCATTCCATGGTCCTGGGCCAGGGCCGGACCCTGGCACCGAATGTCTTTACGGTGCGGCTATCCACCTCGGATTTCACCCAGGCGCAGAAGTGGGGCGCGCCCCTGGCTGAAGAGCTCTGCGACGTAGTCATCAAGCATGCCCGCAGCCAGTCCTACACTCTTCAGGGGCCGGTGCGGGTTTCGTTTACCCGCGATTCCTCCCTTAAGGCAGGGGTGCTTGAAGTGGATTCGTCCACTGAAAAGTCACCCTCGGCGCAGACCCGGATGCCCTCCCCTCCTGCACCGCGGCAGGGACCATCGGCTCGGATGCAGCCCGTCTTGGACGTTGACGGACAGCGTTACACCCTTAATGCGCCCTCAGTGGTTCTGGGCCGCTCCTCAGAAGCCGACATCCTCGTGGACGACACCGGCGTTTCCCGCCGTCACCTGGAGATCCGCACTGAGAACGGAGCCAGCCGTGCCGTCGATCTGGGCTCCACCAACGGCAGCTTCGTCAACGGCCAGAAAGTTCAAGGTGAAGCAGTGCTTACCGATGGATCCACAATCACCATGGGGCGCACCCGAATCGTCTTTCGGCTGCTGCCCGTCCGGACCGGGGGACGTTAG
- a CDS encoding LysR family transcriptional regulator substrate-binding protein, which translates to MPTDTSAPLQGATSRPLTVAYVPGVTPGKWITRWRERQDQELRTFQCEEPAALEELASNRADLAFIRIPAEGFARPDGVNVIPLYEEQPVAAASKEHPLAAFDAVDLADLDGETILDIDAMGGAAVALEVAAAGSGVVILPMSVARLHSRKDVEARPVSGVPATRIGIAWLQDRDEPDIEEFIGVVRGRTANSSRQPSIQAEQKSSAKKRTKERQTRSAAKPAAKSGGRPAAKGKGAGKNGKPRRSR; encoded by the coding sequence ATGCCCACAGACACATCAGCACCCCTGCAGGGGGCGACGTCGCGGCCGCTGACCGTGGCCTACGTACCGGGCGTGACACCGGGCAAATGGATTACCCGCTGGCGGGAACGGCAGGACCAGGAACTCCGGACGTTCCAGTGTGAGGAGCCTGCCGCGTTGGAGGAACTTGCCTCCAACCGGGCGGATCTGGCGTTTATCCGTATTCCTGCCGAAGGTTTCGCGCGCCCGGACGGGGTGAACGTGATTCCGCTGTACGAAGAGCAGCCGGTGGCCGCTGCCTCAAAGGAGCACCCCCTGGCGGCCTTCGACGCCGTCGACCTAGCGGATCTCGACGGCGAGACGATTCTGGACATTGACGCGATGGGAGGCGCCGCCGTCGCCCTTGAGGTGGCTGCCGCCGGCAGCGGTGTTGTGATCCTCCCCATGTCGGTAGCCCGTCTGCACTCCCGGAAGGACGTTGAAGCGCGGCCCGTTAGCGGCGTGCCGGCAACCCGGATCGGAATTGCCTGGCTGCAGGACCGGGACGAGCCGGACATAGAAGAGTTCATCGGGGTGGTGCGGGGACGGACCGCGAACAGCTCCCGCCAGCCCTCCATCCAGGCTGAACAGAAGTCCTCAGCCAAGAAGCGGACCAAGGAACGCCAGACCCGGAGCGCGGCCAAGCCTGCGGCAAAGTCCGGCGGGCGTCCCGCAGCCAAGGGCAAAGGCGCCGGCAAGAACGGCAAGCCGCGCCGCAGCCGTTGA
- a CDS encoding FtsW/RodA/SpoVE family cell cycle protein → MSDVLTVPKPRRNTEALLLLVALLVGVGANMIVGLDEDRAFDSDFWVQGGTLMALVIIFHLVLRFRAKYADPVILPIVTALNGIGLAMIHRLDITNGDDAADRQLLWSTVAVAAGIAVLFIIKDHRILRRYTYISLIVSAILLLLPLMPAPIGREINGARIWINVGIGTFQPGEIAKITLAIFFAGYLSTNRDLILLAGRKVGPLQFPRMRDMGPMLVAWLVSIGVLVFQRDLGSSILFFGLFMAMIYVATSRVSWVVIGVGLLAAGGFVALQLFSHLQARINGWLNAFDPEVYNGAGGSYQVVQGLFGLASGGLVGTGLGQGRPDLVTFANSDMIIAALGEELGLIGIFAIVLMFVLLVSRGFRAALGTKDGFGKLLACGLSFIIALQCFVVIGGVTRLIPLTGLTTPFMSAGGSSLLANWIIVALLLMISDAARRPAPTGPLSTDMVPAMAESRSGTSARTRRSPKEGDE, encoded by the coding sequence ATGTCGGACGTCCTCACCGTGCCTAAACCGCGCCGGAACACTGAAGCCCTCCTCCTCCTCGTCGCGCTTCTGGTCGGCGTTGGAGCCAACATGATCGTTGGCCTCGACGAAGACCGCGCCTTCGACTCCGACTTCTGGGTCCAGGGCGGGACCCTCATGGCACTGGTAATCATCTTCCACCTGGTGCTGCGCTTCCGGGCTAAATATGCTGATCCGGTAATACTTCCGATTGTCACTGCCCTTAACGGCATCGGGTTGGCCATGATCCACCGCCTGGATATCACCAACGGCGACGACGCAGCGGACCGCCAACTGTTGTGGAGCACGGTAGCCGTGGCGGCAGGGATCGCGGTGCTGTTCATCATCAAGGACCACCGGATCCTGCGCCGCTACACCTACATCTCCTTGATAGTCAGCGCGATTCTCTTGCTCCTTCCGCTGATGCCCGCTCCTATCGGCCGCGAGATCAACGGGGCCCGGATCTGGATCAATGTCGGCATCGGCACCTTCCAGCCCGGTGAAATCGCCAAGATCACCCTGGCCATATTCTTTGCCGGGTATCTATCCACCAACCGGGACCTCATCCTGCTCGCGGGGCGCAAGGTCGGGCCGCTGCAGTTCCCGCGTATGCGGGACATGGGCCCCATGCTCGTTGCCTGGCTTGTCAGCATCGGCGTGCTGGTCTTCCAGCGGGACCTTGGCTCGTCCATCCTCTTCTTCGGCCTGTTCATGGCCATGATCTACGTCGCCACCAGCCGCGTCAGCTGGGTAGTGATCGGTGTGGGCCTGCTCGCAGCGGGCGGATTCGTCGCCCTCCAATTGTTCAGCCACCTGCAGGCGCGCATCAACGGCTGGCTCAATGCCTTTGACCCGGAGGTCTACAACGGAGCCGGCGGCAGCTACCAGGTAGTGCAAGGGCTCTTCGGCCTGGCCAGCGGCGGGCTTGTCGGCACCGGTTTGGGACAGGGCCGCCCTGATCTGGTGACCTTCGCGAACAGCGATATGATTATTGCCGCCCTCGGTGAGGAACTGGGCCTGATCGGCATCTTCGCGATCGTGCTGATGTTCGTCCTGCTGGTATCCCGCGGATTCCGTGCCGCCCTGGGTACCAAGGACGGTTTCGGAAAGCTCCTGGCCTGCGGTTTGTCCTTCATCATTGCCCTGCAGTGCTTCGTGGTGATCGGAGGCGTTACGCGCCTGATCCCGCTGACCGGGCTGACCACCCCGTTCATGTCTGCCGGCGGCTCCTCCTTGCTGGCCAACTGGATCATTGTGGCGCTCCTGCTCATGATTTCCGATGCTGCCCGCAGGCCCGCGCCTACCGGTCCCCTGTCCACCGACATGGTTCCCGCCATGGCAGAATCCCGGTCCGGCACTTCCGCCCGTACCCGGCGTTCCCCTAAGGAAGGAGACGAATGA
- a CDS encoding PP2C family protein-serine/threonine phosphatase, which yields MVRFKNDDSAYVGRYLAVVADGMGGHAGGNVASASTVLDLVHLDSSVHEDEPLTVLADEIQAANSLLSELVTTSPQLSGMGTTVTALLLHEQRLALAHIGDSRAYRLKDGRFEQISIDHTFVQRLIDEGRLQPEEAEVHPHKNVLMRVLGDVDASPELDLATFDVEPGERWLLCSDGLTAVLRDSDIEGVLRSTSDLQECVDTLVELTLAGGSPDNVTVAVIEIDEDPDAGSAPATAPLSEVSSRDNGYRPTAAVAAAPPVTEDEPGSRTENTVARDDADDAESERERAHLIRQDLASRPHVLVGAASLATETGEIPIVTKRSAERRAARMLTHKAESEQDAEQPAGDSPRSGWKRWLLPAFLTVVALLLAVVVWLGYTWTQTRYYVGSYDNRVAIYNGVSQTVGPIQLSHVTDVSDIPVDSLSEYHRNRVEDTLPARDLEHAEEIVTELRDTAKAVLCPPVDTGSPTDAPTPGATAAPEAKQNSACGGEQ from the coding sequence ATGGTTCGTTTCAAGAATGACGATTCCGCCTACGTCGGCCGCTACCTCGCCGTCGTTGCCGACGGCATGGGCGGCCACGCCGGCGGCAACGTCGCCTCCGCCTCCACCGTGCTCGATCTGGTCCATTTGGACAGCAGTGTCCACGAGGACGAACCCCTGACCGTCCTTGCCGACGAAATCCAAGCGGCGAATTCGCTGCTGTCCGAGTTGGTCACCACCAGCCCCCAGCTCTCCGGCATGGGAACCACAGTCACTGCACTGCTGCTGCACGAGCAGCGTCTGGCACTGGCGCATATCGGCGACTCCCGGGCCTACCGGCTCAAAGACGGCCGGTTCGAACAGATCAGCATCGACCACACCTTCGTGCAGCGGCTGATCGATGAAGGGCGCCTGCAGCCCGAAGAAGCCGAAGTGCACCCGCATAAAAACGTCCTCATGCGCGTGCTTGGCGATGTTGATGCCAGCCCCGAGCTGGACCTGGCCACTTTCGATGTCGAGCCCGGCGAACGCTGGTTGCTGTGTTCGGACGGGCTGACCGCCGTCCTGCGGGACTCCGACATCGAGGGTGTTCTCCGCAGCACCTCGGACCTGCAGGAGTGCGTAGACACCCTGGTTGAGCTCACACTGGCCGGCGGTTCTCCGGACAACGTGACAGTTGCTGTCATTGAAATCGATGAGGACCCCGACGCCGGCTCTGCCCCGGCCACCGCTCCGCTCTCCGAAGTTTCCTCCAGGGACAACGGGTACCGCCCCACTGCCGCTGTAGCTGCGGCCCCGCCCGTGACCGAGGATGAGCCGGGATCGCGCACGGAGAACACCGTTGCCCGGGACGACGCCGATGACGCCGAGAGTGAGCGCGAACGCGCCCACCTGATCCGCCAGGATCTGGCCTCCCGACCGCACGTACTGGTTGGCGCGGCGTCCCTTGCCACCGAGACCGGTGAAATTCCGATCGTCACGAAGCGTTCCGCCGAGCGGCGCGCTGCTCGCATGCTTACCCACAAGGCAGAGTCCGAGCAGGATGCAGAGCAGCCCGCCGGGGATTCGCCTCGTTCCGGTTGGAAGCGCTGGCTGCTGCCCGCGTTCCTGACCGTGGTTGCGCTGCTGCTCGCCGTCGTCGTATGGCTCGGCTACACCTGGACACAGACCCGCTACTACGTGGGCTCCTATGACAACCGGGTCGCCATCTACAACGGTGTTTCCCAGACTGTCGGCCCCATCCAGCTCTCACATGTCACCGACGTATCCGATATTCCGGTGGACAGCCTCTCCGAGTATCACCGCAACCGGGTGGAGGACACCCTTCCCGCCCGGGACCTTGAGCACGCCGAAGAGATAGTCACCGAGTTGCGGGACACTGCCAAGGCGGTCCTGTGCCCGCCGGTAGACACGGGTTCCCCAACCGATGCACCTACACCAGGTGCTACTGCCGCGCCCGAAGCCAAACAGAACAGCGCCTGCGGAGGTGAGCAGTAA
- a CDS encoding gluconokinase, which produces MAPAAQHLVIMGVAGSGKTTIANLLSKRLGWIAAEADEFHPAVNIAKMSAGVPLDDDDRWPWLYAIRDWMGVQAENGRCTIVTCSALKRTYRNVLAQAAGDVTFVHLDGSADVLAERMKTRSGHFMPPSLLPSQLSTLEPLAPDEAGLRIEITDSPAEIVDAILRHLGFAVA; this is translated from the coding sequence GCCCCAGCTGCACAGCACCTCGTCATCATGGGTGTTGCCGGATCGGGCAAAACCACCATTGCCAACCTGCTTTCCAAGCGGCTCGGATGGATTGCGGCGGAGGCTGACGAGTTCCATCCGGCCGTCAATATCGCCAAGATGTCCGCCGGCGTCCCCCTCGACGACGACGACCGGTGGCCGTGGCTCTACGCCATCCGCGATTGGATGGGTGTCCAGGCGGAAAACGGCCGGTGCACCATCGTTACTTGTTCCGCATTGAAGCGCACGTACCGAAATGTCCTCGCGCAGGCGGCCGGGGACGTAACGTTCGTCCATCTGGACGGGAGCGCCGATGTTCTTGCGGAACGGATGAAAACGCGAAGCGGACATTTCATGCCGCCGTCTCTGCTTCCCTCGCAGCTGAGCACCTTGGAGCCGCTTGCCCCGGACGAAGCCGGTCTCCGGATTGAAATAACGGATTCTCCTGCGGAAATCGTGGATGCCATTCTGCGGCACCTGGGCTTCGCGGTCGCCTAG
- a CDS encoding VOC family protein codes for MRIKMSGIHVVDPERAYEFYTGTLGLEPLMAMPEYNLFIVCSPEDPGGPGLLLEPSDNPVAEAYRSGLYREQLPVLVLGVPDVQAEYERLSGLGVQFLGEPTLDSTGAQAVFDDGCGNYLQLHQD; via the coding sequence ATGCGAATCAAAATGAGCGGTATCCACGTGGTGGACCCGGAACGTGCCTACGAGTTCTACACCGGCACCCTGGGACTGGAACCCCTAATGGCCATGCCCGAATACAACCTGTTCATCGTCTGCTCGCCTGAGGACCCGGGCGGTCCGGGCCTGCTGCTCGAACCCAGCGACAACCCGGTTGCCGAAGCGTACCGGTCGGGGCTGTATCGGGAACAGCTGCCTGTGCTGGTGCTTGGCGTCCCGGATGTGCAGGCGGAGTACGAGCGGTTATCGGGGCTCGGCGTCCAGTTCCTCGGTGAACCCACCCTGGATTCAACGGGCGCCCAGGCCGTTTTCGACGACGGCTGTGGCAACTACCTCCAGCTCCACCAGGACTGA
- a CDS encoding metal-dependent hydrolase, protein MMGGHHAASGAAAWVAVASTAPHAFGWYPVTPLGVVTGALLTAGAALLPDLDHHSGTIAHSLPPLTKILARFTEAVSGGHRRGTHSLLGLAVFVALATALGRVTTEVPVFGSVALGAGILSVLLMGFAFKALKIAGGPVRSWFLALAFSGFIAVYAPENNDWLPVAVGLGVAVHIVGDLLTHQGVMILWPLRIKRPRSLVRFPVVSKLWRSSGCFSLPLIGAAGSWREWALMVPVTIYAIYGVTVDGVTALTGWSPYT, encoded by the coding sequence ATGATGGGTGGCCACCATGCCGCTAGCGGCGCTGCAGCCTGGGTTGCCGTCGCCTCCACCGCTCCCCACGCATTCGGCTGGTATCCGGTGACTCCGCTCGGCGTCGTCACCGGAGCCCTGTTGACCGCCGGTGCCGCACTGCTGCCCGATCTCGACCATCACAGCGGGACCATTGCCCATTCCCTTCCTCCGCTCACCAAAATCCTTGCCCGCTTTACGGAGGCCGTCAGCGGCGGCCACCGGCGCGGCACTCATTCCCTGCTCGGGCTGGCGGTCTTCGTGGCGCTGGCGACGGCACTGGGCAGGGTGACCACGGAGGTGCCGGTCTTCGGATCAGTGGCGCTGGGAGCGGGGATCCTCTCCGTCCTGCTGATGGGATTTGCCTTCAAGGCACTGAAGATCGCCGGCGGACCGGTTCGCAGCTGGTTCCTCGCCCTGGCCTTCTCGGGGTTCATTGCCGTTTATGCCCCGGAAAACAATGACTGGCTGCCGGTGGCGGTGGGTCTGGGAGTGGCCGTACATATTGTCGGCGACCTCCTCACCCACCAGGGCGTAATGATTTTGTGGCCGCTGCGGATCAAGCGCCCGCGTTCCCTGGTCCGCTTCCCTGTGGTCAGTAAGCTCTGGCGGAGCAGCGGCTGCTTCTCGCTGCCCCTGATCGGCGCGGCCGGATCATGGCGCGAATGGGCCCTGATGGTGCCCGTGACCATTTACGCGATTTACGGCGTCACCGTGGACGGCGTGACGGCGCTGACCGGCTGGTCCCCCTACACCTGA
- a CDS encoding cation:proton antiporter has protein sequence MELGLLAVVGVAVIVTVAAFSRRLGIAAPLILVVVGLALSYTPGVPEFSVPHELILMGVLPPLLYAAAINVPVVDFRRNIGAISSLSVFLVLVSAFTTGLLLYLLLPDLNFAAAVALGAVVSPPDAVAATSVGKRLGLPPRLVTVLEGEGLVNDATALVLLRSAIAASAGGLSSIWAGVGDFGLAVVVAVLVGLLVGAATVYVRSRLHDPVLDTAISFVVPFIAFIPAEEAGASGVLAVVVAGLYTGHRSGSAFTAQARINDSINWRTIQFLLENGVFLLMGLELRHLVENVDTSLLPVLDAVLIGLATTALLILVRFAWVTPLIYLLRAKVRYQEHRTKRFRRWLDKIKDGGLTDDRQRRRHRRGELLYRRRRADVEQLNREGLGWRGGVVISWSGMRGVVTLAAAQSLPDQTPYREQLVLIAFTVAITTLLLQGLTLPWLIRILGVQGRDVTADQRELAKLIDELSGAGLSILEQPAECLGVRQEVDPDVVERVRQSTFLRSELAWERVRALGENEDPTPQLQYRALRRAVVEAERNQLLLARREGRYASRTLSEAQRLLDLEESRLRPRLGER, from the coding sequence GTGGAATTGGGTCTTCTTGCCGTGGTAGGCGTCGCCGTCATTGTGACGGTTGCTGCCTTCTCCAGACGTCTTGGGATAGCAGCACCGCTCATCCTGGTGGTGGTCGGGCTGGCCCTCTCCTATACGCCGGGTGTGCCCGAGTTCTCCGTTCCGCATGAGTTGATCCTGATGGGGGTGCTGCCCCCGCTGCTCTACGCCGCAGCGATCAACGTCCCAGTGGTCGACTTCCGGCGCAACATCGGTGCCATTTCGTCGCTGTCCGTGTTCCTGGTCCTGGTTTCCGCTTTCACCACCGGCTTGCTGCTTTATCTGCTGCTGCCGGACCTCAACTTTGCTGCCGCAGTGGCGCTCGGCGCCGTCGTGAGTCCGCCGGATGCCGTGGCCGCCACGTCCGTCGGCAAGCGGCTTGGCCTGCCGCCGCGCCTGGTGACAGTGCTCGAAGGTGAAGGGCTGGTCAACGATGCCACCGCCCTCGTGCTGCTGCGCTCGGCCATCGCTGCATCTGCCGGCGGCCTGTCCAGCATCTGGGCAGGGGTGGGGGATTTCGGTTTGGCCGTCGTCGTTGCCGTTCTGGTCGGACTGCTGGTCGGCGCGGCCACCGTCTATGTCCGGTCAAGGCTGCATGATCCGGTCCTGGACACCGCCATTTCCTTTGTTGTTCCGTTCATTGCCTTCATTCCGGCGGAGGAAGCCGGAGCGTCCGGCGTGCTGGCCGTCGTCGTCGCAGGGCTTTACACCGGACACCGGAGCGGCTCCGCGTTCACGGCGCAGGCGCGGATCAATGACAGCATCAATTGGCGCACCATCCAGTTCCTGCTGGAAAACGGCGTGTTCCTGCTGATGGGCCTGGAACTCCGGCACCTCGTGGAAAATGTCGATACCAGTTTGCTGCCGGTCCTCGACGCCGTATTGATCGGCCTGGCAACCACCGCCCTGCTGATCCTTGTACGTTTCGCCTGGGTCACCCCCTTGATCTATCTGCTCAGGGCGAAGGTCCGGTATCAGGAACATCGGACCAAGCGATTCAGGCGGTGGCTGGACAAGATCAAGGACGGCGGGCTGACGGATGACCGCCAGCGCCGGCGGCACCGCCGCGGCGAGCTGCTCTACCGCCGGCGCCGGGCCGACGTCGAGCAGTTGAACCGCGAGGGCCTGGGCTGGCGCGGCGGCGTGGTGATTTCCTGGTCCGGAATGCGCGGTGTGGTGACCCTGGCCGCTGCCCAGTCCCTGCCCGATCAGACACCGTACCGCGAACAGCTGGTACTGATCGCCTTTACCGTAGCGATCACCACCCTGCTGCTGCAGGGCCTCACCCTGCCGTGGCTGATCCGTATTCTGGGCGTCCAGGGCAGGGATGTCACAGCGGACCAGCGGGAACTCGCCAAGCTGATCGATGAGCTCAGCGGCGCCGGACTCAGCATTTTGGAGCAGCCCGCAGAGTGCCTGGGCGTGCGTCAGGAGGTGGACCCGGATGTGGTCGAAAGGGTCCGGCAGAGCACCTTCCTCCGCAGCGAACTGGCATGGGAGCGGGTACGCGCACTAGGGGAAAACGAGGATCCGACGCCGCAGCTCCAATACCGGGCACTGCGCCGCGCCGTCGTCGAGGCCGAACGGAACCAGTTGCTGCTGGCCCGCCGCGAGGGACGCTATGCTTCCCGGACCCTTTCCGAGGCACAGCGGTTGCTGGACCTGGAAGAATCCCGCCTGCGCCCCCGGCTCGGGGAACGCTAG